In Natronococcus sp. AD-5, the genomic window AACGTCAACGCAGCCGGAAACGTCGTCCTCGCCAACGATTACGGCGCGTACGTCCACCCGGACCTTCCCCGGGAGACGATCCAGATCGTCACGGACACGCTCGATGTCCCCGTCGAACGCGGCGACCTCGCCGGCGTGCGTACGGTCGGGACGGCCGCCGTCGCGACGAACGCAGGCGTGCTCTGTCACCCGAAGGCCACCGACGAGGAACTGGACTTTCTCGAGGACGCGCTCGACGTCCGCGCCGACGTGGGCACGGTCAACTACGGCGCGCCGCTGGTCGGCTCGGGGCTGATCGCCAACGACGCCGGCTACGTCGTCGGCGAACAGACGACGGGGCCGGAACTCGGCCGGATCGAGGACGCGCTGGGGTACCTCGAGTAACGACGCGGCTGGCGATTCTCGCTGTTTTCCACGCGCTTTCGAGCGATCGTTTGACGCACCCGCGCTACTGTCGCCGTTCGAACCGGTGGCGGACGACGCCGCCGCCGTCGTCCCACTCGAAGTTCTCGTGGGCGCGCTCGAGCAGCCGCCGGTACGCCTCGAGGTCGTCCATTCCCTCCGCCCGCGCGTCCTCGTCGGTGAGATCGCCGAGCGTGCGCTCGGTCACGTC contains:
- a CDS encoding translation initiation factor IF-6; its protein translation is MQRLAFAGSAYVGVFARATDSCVLVRPDVDDDVVADLTDELEVPAVQTTVGGSSTVGALATGNENGLLVSSRVLEYERERLEEEVDVPVAELPGNVNAAGNVVLANDYGAYVHPDLPRETIQIVTDTLDVPVERGDLAGVRTVGTAAVATNAGVLCHPKATDEELDFLEDALDVRADVGTVNYGAPLVGSGLIANDAGYVVGEQTTGPELGRIEDALGYLE
- a CDS encoding ASCH domain-containing protein; translated protein: MGELDPAELLPNERMQSQALEGEVTQIHRGRRYAEEGETFTVDGTTFEVTDVTERTLGDLTDEDARAEGMDDLEAYRRLLERAHENFEWDDGGGVVRHRFERRQ